The following are encoded in a window of Apis mellifera strain DH4 linkage group LG10, Amel_HAv3.1, whole genome shotgun sequence genomic DNA:
- the LOC726199 gene encoding tumor protein D54 isoform X3, whose amino-acid sequence MSNVPTGEDASLHSAGYISPTSDNVVNELQGLSLEEQNRQKAEWSAELAKVEEEIQTLRHVLANKIRVSQDLKRKLGISVWKEITDDMNQGLKNVKESQVYQNVGEKLGQITKAVTDNSLFQKTESVFKTTAEKTTSILGGFGSGLSMKLGQMRNSDSFRSLEERVGSAYENMKTKVVPSRSNSMQSFNEMLRDTDSLRSAPTATSPTIPEDKLLS is encoded by the exons ATGAGCAACGTACCAACAG GAGAAGACGCCAGTCTCCATTCAGCTGGTTACATTTCGCCAACGTCAGATAACGTGGTGAACGAATTGCAAGGACTTTCTTTGGAAGAACAGAATCGTCAAAAGGCGGAATGGAGTGCAGAATTGGCCAAA GTGGAGGAAGAGATTCAAACCCTGAGGCACGTGCTGGCGAACAAGATCAGAGTCTCTCAAGACTTGAAGAGGAAACTGGGTATCAGCGTTTGGAAGGAGATCACTGATGATATGAATCAAGGGTTGAAAAACGTTAAGGAGAGTCAAGT TTATCAGAACGTCGGCGAGAAACTCGGTCAGATCACCAAGGCAGTCACCGACAACAGTTT ATTCCAGAAGACGGAGTCTGTGTTCAAGACAACAGCTGAGAAGACGACCAGCATTCTTGGCGGTTTCGGCAGTGGATTATCCATGAAGCTTGGCCAGATGCGTAATTCAGACAGTTTTCGTTCATTGGAGGAACGAGTTGGATCTGCCTATGAGAACATGAAG ACAAAAGTTGTGCCTTCAAGATCCAACTCGATGCAGAGTTTCAACGAGATGCTTCGAGACACCGACTCGTTACGTTCTGCACCAACAGCAACTAGCCCGACCATTCCTGAGGATAAACTTCTGTCTTAG
- the LOC726199 gene encoding tumor protein D53 homolog isoform X2 has translation MKTDMPDIKQGEVKIENRREPSKQGSRSRVCQEHDEQDCLSENEHEFESLEYEEDVYYSNLTATPSFDDIDELSDDVDEIVVHCWRDSNGDIDEIVVDDANLSVETQFLTNDAEDGATNRDQKKKKKSVRVIFQDFSKPYLAKISNSQNYKKFLELVKGEDASLHSAGYISPTSDNVVNELQGLSLEEQNRQKAEWSAELAKVEEEIQTLRHVLANKIRVSQDLKRKLGISVWKEITDDMNQGLKNVKESQVFQKTESVFKTTAEKTTSILGGFGSGLSMKLGQMRNSDSFRSLEERVGSAYENMKTKVVPSRSNSMQSFNEMLRDTDSLRSAPTATSPTIPEDKLLS, from the exons ATGAAAACCGATATGCCGGACATCAAGCAAGGAGaggtaaaaattgaaaatcgtcGGGAACCATCGAAACAAGGTTCGAGATCGAGAGTGTGTCAGGAGCATGATGAGCAGGACTGTCTAAGTGAAAATGAACACGAGTTCGAATCGCTGGAGTACGAGGAGGatgtatattattcgaatttaacaGCAACGCCGAGTTTCGATGACATTGATGAGCTCAGCGACGACGTGGACGAGATCGTTGTCCATTGTTGGCGGGATTCGAACGGTGATATAGACGAGATCGTGGTGGACGATGCAAATTTGTCGGTGGAGACGCAGTTTTTGACCAATGACGCCGAGGACGGCGCCACTAATCGAGaccagaagaagaaaaagaaatcggtTCGAGTGATATTCCAGGATTTTTCGAAGCCGTACCTGGCCAAAATTAGCAACAGTCAAAATTACAAGAAGTTCCTCGAATTGGTAAAAG GAGAAGACGCCAGTCTCCATTCAGCTGGTTACATTTCGCCAACGTCAGATAACGTGGTGAACGAATTGCAAGGACTTTCTTTGGAAGAACAGAATCGTCAAAAGGCGGAATGGAGTGCAGAATTGGCCAAA GTGGAGGAAGAGATTCAAACCCTGAGGCACGTGCTGGCGAACAAGATCAGAGTCTCTCAAGACTTGAAGAGGAAACTGGGTATCAGCGTTTGGAAGGAGATCACTGATGATATGAATCAAGGGTTGAAAAACGTTAAGGAGAGTCAAGT ATTCCAGAAGACGGAGTCTGTGTTCAAGACAACAGCTGAGAAGACGACCAGCATTCTTGGCGGTTTCGGCAGTGGATTATCCATGAAGCTTGGCCAGATGCGTAATTCAGACAGTTTTCGTTCATTGGAGGAACGAGTTGGATCTGCCTATGAGAACATGAAG ACAAAAGTTGTGCCTTCAAGATCCAACTCGATGCAGAGTTTCAACGAGATGCTTCGAGACACCGACTCGTTACGTTCTGCACCAACAGCAACTAGCCCGACCATTCCTGAGGATAAACTTCTGTCTTAG
- the LOC726199 gene encoding tumor protein D53 homolog isoform X1: MKTDMPDIKQGEVKIENRREPSKQGSRSRVCQEHDEQDCLSENEHEFESLEYEEDVYYSNLTATPSFDDIDELSDDVDEIVVHCWRDSNGDIDEIVVDDANLSVETQFLTNDAEDGATNRDQKKKKKSVRVIFQDFSKPYLAKISNSQNYKKFLELVKGEDASLHSAGYISPTSDNVVNELQGLSLEEQNRQKAEWSAELAKVEEEIQTLRHVLANKIRVSQDLKRKLGISVWKEITDDMNQGLKNVKESQVYQNVGEKLGQITKAVTDNSLFQKTESVFKTTAEKTTSILGGFGSGLSMKLGQMRNSDSFRSLEERVGSAYENMKTKVVPSRSNSMQSFNEMLRDTDSLRSAPTATSPTIPEDKLLS; the protein is encoded by the exons ATGAAAACCGATATGCCGGACATCAAGCAAGGAGaggtaaaaattgaaaatcgtcGGGAACCATCGAAACAAGGTTCGAGATCGAGAGTGTGTCAGGAGCATGATGAGCAGGACTGTCTAAGTGAAAATGAACACGAGTTCGAATCGCTGGAGTACGAGGAGGatgtatattattcgaatttaacaGCAACGCCGAGTTTCGATGACATTGATGAGCTCAGCGACGACGTGGACGAGATCGTTGTCCATTGTTGGCGGGATTCGAACGGTGATATAGACGAGATCGTGGTGGACGATGCAAATTTGTCGGTGGAGACGCAGTTTTTGACCAATGACGCCGAGGACGGCGCCACTAATCGAGaccagaagaagaaaaagaaatcggtTCGAGTGATATTCCAGGATTTTTCGAAGCCGTACCTGGCCAAAATTAGCAACAGTCAAAATTACAAGAAGTTCCTCGAATTGGTAAAAG GAGAAGACGCCAGTCTCCATTCAGCTGGTTACATTTCGCCAACGTCAGATAACGTGGTGAACGAATTGCAAGGACTTTCTTTGGAAGAACAGAATCGTCAAAAGGCGGAATGGAGTGCAGAATTGGCCAAA GTGGAGGAAGAGATTCAAACCCTGAGGCACGTGCTGGCGAACAAGATCAGAGTCTCTCAAGACTTGAAGAGGAAACTGGGTATCAGCGTTTGGAAGGAGATCACTGATGATATGAATCAAGGGTTGAAAAACGTTAAGGAGAGTCAAGT TTATCAGAACGTCGGCGAGAAACTCGGTCAGATCACCAAGGCAGTCACCGACAACAGTTT ATTCCAGAAGACGGAGTCTGTGTTCAAGACAACAGCTGAGAAGACGACCAGCATTCTTGGCGGTTTCGGCAGTGGATTATCCATGAAGCTTGGCCAGATGCGTAATTCAGACAGTTTTCGTTCATTGGAGGAACGAGTTGGATCTGCCTATGAGAACATGAAG ACAAAAGTTGTGCCTTCAAGATCCAACTCGATGCAGAGTTTCAACGAGATGCTTCGAGACACCGACTCGTTACGTTCTGCACCAACAGCAACTAGCCCGACCATTCCTGAGGATAAACTTCTGTCTTAG